The stretch of DNA AGTATCACTGCAAGTTATGCGAAGTATGTGGATATTGTGGGTTCATTCCAAACTGGCTATCACATATCTGGGATTGCTCCATTTGGTGATCTTTTAGTTGTGCTTGCATACATtccagaggaggaggacaaAGAAAACAGCATTAGCAATTCTGTTCCTTCACGTCAGGTAATCACGATTGCTTGTCCTTCACACTACACTTTACAAATCTCCTTTTCACCATTATCATGTATCAGATTCCTTTGCTTATAAAGTGATGCTGTTcctatattaatattttttgttatgtttGAACACTTTATAGGGAACTGCCCAGCGTCCAGAAATACATCTTCTATCATggaaaaatgatgaaattaccACAGATGCTCTTCCTATTCATGGTTATGAGCACTATAAGGCAAAGGACTATTCTCTTGCTCATGCTCCTTTCTCAGGTTTAGCAGAATGTGCTTTAACAGTGAATGAGCTTCTCTTTTCATCTTCACGAAAACTTCTCTAATGAATTGATTcttatgcctttttttttcatccaggAAGTAGCAATGCAGGTGGACAGTGGGCTGCTGGTGATGAACCTTTATATTACATTGTATCTCCTAAAGATATAGTGGTTGCGAAGCCAAGGTTTGTAATGTTGCAAAACAAAGGATAATATTAGCTTCTAAGTTCTACAATTGCAAATGAAAGAAGGGAATAATTGACCGGGCAAACTTCTATTTTTGAGAATGTGATGTTCCTTGTCATATTTCCTCTgattgcaatattttttttcttgaataagCATGAGAGTTATGTATCATTTCAAGAGAAGAAACCACAGAGAGGGAAGCTGAAACACTGCCACTCACCCTAAATACATGCAGGCCTTAAACCCTTAAGCTTACAAGCAACCAACTTAACACGGCCTTTCTGTTTTCTGATTGTAATATTGAAGAACTCCATTAACCCTTTCCACTTTCTGCATTCTTCATTTGTGATATTCACAAGAGGTCATTTGATTTACATATCTGATGTTGTGGTATTTAGTTTTCTGCTAACTGCAAGTGGAATACCTAGAGCCATACTAGCTACAAACTTGAATTTCTTGTGATATTTTTCAGCCTATTTGTGTTTTCTGAAAAGGGCTTCTCCTGATACCTTATGTGCTTTCTAATTAGAGATACTGAAGATCACATTTCTTGGCTTCTTCAACATGGTTGGCATGAAAAGGCATTGGCTGCTGTAGAAGCAGGACAAGGACGAACTGAGCTTCTTGATGAGGTAAAGTAGCCAAAGATTTGTGATTGAACAGTAAATGAATGGTATGCATTATCTGCTTGCTTGATGATGAGGATGCTAGTATTACCTTTAATTGTAGGAGTCTTCCATTTTGCAATTGAGATCCCCATCCCCTATTCCCCTTTTATGGTTTTGTTGGTGATTATCTCTTTGACAGTTGAGCATCTCATTTGAAAACAATAGGACCTGTATCATATAACTATAGGTTATAGGTGTTTACATTTAAGCTGGCCCATCTGGACTTTTGTGTGTCAGAATGAACAATAAATACATTCTGAAACTCCTGTTTGATTCATATCTTATActtcctctgtcccaaaattagttcaaatttgaactctTCAATGACTGATTCACTTAAAGAGTAAATATTATCCTAGTCCAACGcatattttagaaattgaCAGCAGTTCAACGACATAAACCTATCAGCATCTTATGAgctcatttttttagaaaggaCGACTCCAgctattaataaatctaaccACATAGTAGCTAGGTACATTATTACAATCTTGTTCTTGTTATCTCATGTCAGGTGGGTTCGAGATATCTTGATCATTTGAtaattgaaagaaaatattctGAAGCTGCACGCCTCTGTCCAAAACTGTTGCGAGGATCTCCTTCAGCCTGGGAgaggtgagaaaaaaaagtgttgATATACACTATTGATAACCTTGATTGTATGATCTGGAACAAACACAGGAATAATATGAGATTTTGATTTAATGtgcattgtttattttagttGATCACTTCATATATCTACTGACTAGAACTTTTTTGTGCCATAGGTGGGTGTTTCACTTTGCCCATCTTCGCCAGCTTGCTGTATTAGTTCCTTACATTCCTACAGAGAATCCTCAACTGAGTGATACAGCTTATGAGGTGCCATTACTTCTTTGTATTTTGGTTGCTTGCTCTTTTCTACTCAGATCCTAATATTAATTCTAATTGGATTATGTAGGTTGCTCTTGTAGCTTTAACTACGAATCCTTCTTTTCATGAACTTCTCTTGACAACTGTAAAACAATGGCCACCTACATTATACTCCGTTTCACCTGTCATATCTGCAATTGAGCCACAGCTAAATTCCTCTTCAATGACTGATTCACTGAAAGAGGTATGTGATCATTTCTTAATTAATGTAAAACCTACATGCTTTATTATTTTGAGGTCTTTGATATCTTGGTTCTGTTTGCTATGTAGGCTTTAGCTGAATTGTATGTGATCAATAGTAAATATGACAAGGCCCTTACTCTATACGCCGAAGTAAGTATTACCTAACTTGTAGTTAAAAGGTTCACATAGCATTAAATTAATAGAAGAACTTCCTTTTATTCTTTATACTCATACTGTATTGCTGACCTAACCTCATTGGTTCAGCTCTTGAAGCCAGAAGTATTCGAATTTATTGAGAAGTACAACTTGCATGATGCCATTCATGACAAGGTATGGTTAAAGATTCACAAATGTAGGATAAAACTAATTTCTAGTCTCACttttttctatcaagtttGCATTGTGACTTGACTTGTCAAGAGTCATGGAGCAAGTGTGGTAATAAAAGTATTCTCCATTGTCTACATGCTACTTAGATATGCTTACAATGTTTAGACAGAAACTTTCAATCCATATATTGCCCTTTTATTTTGCAGGTTGTCAATCTTATGACATTGGATAGTAAAAGAACGGTAAACCTATTGATCCAGCATCGTGATACCATCCCCCCAAATGAAGTTGTAGGGCAATTGTTGCATACCAGTAAAAGTTGTGATAAGAAACATTTGTTACATTCGTATTTACATGCTCTGTTTGAGACAGACATGAATGCTGGAAAAGACTTTCATGATATGCAGGTATGCCGATTCCTCTTTCAACATGCGGTCTTTATCATACTGTTCATCACATGCTCATTTCCCCTATTTCTGCAGCTCTAGTTTTGGTATTGACATGGACTGCTAACCACATTAGTATTCGTTTTGTAGGTGGAACTTTATGCAGAGTATGAGCCAAGGATGCTAATACCCTTCCTCCGTACCAGTCAGCATTACAGGCTTGACAAGGTCATAAACTCATAATTctcaaaagaacaaaaaaaatcaataacttGAGAATGAATGAGTAATGAATGACATATATGGTTATTTCAGGCATATGAAATCTTTGCACAAAAAGAACTTGTACGAGAGCAAGTTTTTGTGCTTGGTCGTATGGGAAATGCAAAGGAAGCTCTCTCTACAATTATAAACAAATTGGAAGATATTCAGGAGGTCATAGTCCTAACCTGTTTATGATCATTTTGTTAAAAGTTTAGGGCTATGCTAAGCATTCTAGTCTCTTGACCATGTGGTTGGAATACAACAACAATAATGTTGGACTCAATGCAGGCCGTTGAATTTGTGATGGAGCAACATGATGATGAGTTGTGGGAGGAACTGATAAGACAGTGCCTCCAAAAACCTGAGATGGTAATTGAGCTGTAGTCTGTTTAATATTCTTGATACCAATGTTTCTTCTGtttctttattcaatttttgtaATTGTTGAGCAGGTTGGAATGCTGTTGGAACATACTGTTGGCAATCTTGATCCGTTGTACATTGTTAGTTTGGTTCCTGATGGGCTAGAAATACCGAGGTATTGTGccaaaaatttgttttgttcaaaGATAATGAGAACCTATGAAAACATATACCTTACGAAATGAATTTCAATCAGAgttgaaaaacaattttatacaaattattAGCTGTATGACCcttaaatgattttattataataatataactaTATGACATTGTAGAATACGGCTGATATATGGCCTTACTTAATCCAACTCTTTTCTTCCCCGGTTGAAGTTTTCACTGAAATATCATGCATGCTTTTGATAGGTTGCGCGATTGCCTTGTGAAAATTGTGACAGACTATCGAACAGAAACTTCATTGAGACATGGGTGCAACGATATACTTAAGGTTAGATGTCTCAGTTTATTATCCCACATCTATcttaacattttatttatccCACATCTCTCTTAACGTTTGATGTACAGGCTGATTGTGTAAACCTTTTGGTAAAATATTATCATGAGGCTCGCCGTGGAGTCTACATGGCTAGTATGGACGAGGAGGTTACTGGAACTAGAGTTGATGAGGGATCTTCACGAGCAAATGAGAGATCAAGTTTACGGGCTTTAGAGATCAAGTCCAGAACAAGATGTGGTGCTCGGTGTTGCTTATGCTTTGATCCTTTGTCTATTCAGGACATCTCTGTCATTGTGTTCTACTGCTGCCACGCATATCATACGTCTTGCCTTGAAGGTGGATTGGACTTGATGAGATCTAACAGTACTCATGATAGCGACGAAGGGTCcggtgatgatgatggtaCTCCATCAGGAGAGTCTCCAATGCGCTGTGTATTGTGTACTACAGCTGCTGcataaatttttcattaatttggtCCTTATCCATGTGTTGTGTTGTAACTTGTAAGTTTGAGCCTTGTGATTAGTGTGGTCTTCTGGCGTCATACATATGTACAATAGGTTAATTCTTTGGGGAAGCCATATCCTCAGCAAGGGGAGTTTTGtgtaaatttgagaaaatcaGTTGATTACTTGAGCAAAGTTGTACGGCATTTTTTTAATGCCACGATTGCCAGATCATCTGAAGTTCATTTCGATTCTGATCCAtgttcttgttttccttttgcgCATGTAAGGATGATTGTACCTGGTGCTGCAaagatgtaaaatttgatggagctttattttcaaatttatgtgGATATCTTAACGTCTCAACTTGTGCAGTGCTTTGATATGAAATTGCTATTTCGaacaaaaaataccattcGAGTAAAcctcttaaatttaaatcacaTGAAAGTTGAGATAGTCGCCAGCCATGGGAGCTAAAAGATGAACAAACACAgctattcaaattttagcagaTCCCTTTCTGTGATGTGATCTGTGGCAATTTCTGCAATCCTCTGATCTctatgtaaaataattttctttcatAATGACAGAATATGTAACTAACTGGTCGGACCTATTGTTACACGGACTATTAATATTACAAGCATGGTTGACATGTAGTTACAGACTTAAAAGTGAATTAATCTTCTGACTCAGTAGCATATCTCTTATTGTTCTTCATAAAAAAAGAGCTACTGGCATAGCTGAAAACCAAGTTTAGACTTGAGACATCTTAGATAAATCACCTAATTTCATGGGACGAGAGGATGGTATAATTCCCCAGTTTCTCCTCACTTCCTCTAAATCATCATGAAAGTGCATCTCATCCTCATAGTGCACATATAAAAGAGCTGTGCACCCAAGACCTGCTTTTGGGGCCCATGGAAAATAATTCTGGAAATACAGTGTCCTTTGTTTCTCATTGAACATTGCAGAACCCAAACAACTGAAAGCGTGCAAATAGGGAAGACATTTCTCTTCACGCTAGTGACCTTAAAAGGGCATtcctaacagctcatctaaattccatcatccatattatcatttgaatgaccatctaaaataaattatctatttatATGATGCATCACTCTAACATAACATCTATATTgcatcattcatatatattttattaatattttgcaagCACCTCTGATCATGTTGTTATTGCTCTCTCTTGTGATGTGATGTTGAGATATGAATGAAGGAGAAAGAACATCTATATTTGGATattctattttcaatataaatgatgctctatttttgaatgatgggatagatgatctactaaaaccattttttctcatattatttattttcaggaTTAATGATAGGATAGATTATCTATTGGGTTTGGTCCACGGGCAATCCCTCCAATCAGGTTAGTAGCTAGGACGGCCAAACATCACATCTGTGTCCATGAAACGGAGCGCATCTGTGATACAGTGATAAGTTCATTGGTCCCATTGTCACgaccggagtttcgtcctaagcctaaaatcgtaaaaagaaatccgtaaacaacaattggcttaattaactcaggaaaaatccctctaaaagaaccaaattcaattaaatcgaggctcgcaaatcgactaataggacttaaattttaaattgcagaagtataaaatttggccaaacaaattaatttaaaactcggcaaaagtggggttttcctttttccctcctttttcccttctttctcaaattgggccgaagtccaattttcctccctctttctttttcctttcctttttctttttcttttccttcccgggccggcccagccgagccggcccaccgcctccccctcggccggcccagccgaccggccgctccgccctcctgcgcgcgcccccgcctgggccgccgctcggcccagctcccgcgctcgcccgctcgcccgcgccgcgagtccgcgccgcctccctcctctctctcgcgccactgacaggtggggcccacctgtcagtgaccgtttcgccgctccgcgcccgcgccgcgccggccgagtccgactccgcgccgccaccgcaaccaccgccgccgctgagtccgcgtcgtccccgactcggtctccaacctccgcccgccctagccggtgccgccaccctataaatcccgagtcgccgcgcgccgccgcccactttccgccatcgctcgtgtcgccgccgtgctgccgcctctcgccgccgccgcgcaatctcgtcgccagccgccggtcgccgccgccctgttgcgtcaccacctccgtcccgctgtcgccgacttgctgccgccctcgccgtcgccagggagcctcctcggtgCCGCGCGTTACCTCGccgtccggccgccgccgtgtctcgcccgtcgccgtcacccgtcgatctccgccgccgttgccgatctcccgctcccacccgcgtcgccacctccgcctcgttctcgccgacccgcccgcgctctcgccgccgccggtgagcacccgcaccctcctcccctctttctccccctttccggccgaccgccgccgactcgcgcgccgtcgccggacgagtgcgaagctcgcccctcccaccggccgccgcggtcgtcgtcgcctttgtgtcgccgacgtccagccgccgtcgcttgcgcccgcgcgtgttcgcgctcgccgctcgccggctgtcgccgtgccagccgtcgccgctgttctgccggttgcgctcgtgcgtcg from Oryza brachyantha chromosome 12, ObraRS2, whole genome shotgun sequence encodes:
- the LOC102715993 gene encoding vacuolar protein sorting-associated protein 41 homolog, with product MPTARRGGHPPPHENGVGGHRNGDDDPDEEEEEGGGEGEDEVEVEDEDEEEEPRLKYQRLGGSVPAIVSTDAAAAIAVADRMVALGTHNGTLHILDFQGNQVKEIAAHTATINDISFDAAGEYIGSCSDDGTVVISSLFTDEKLKFEYHRPMKAVALDPGYYQNYRRFATGGLAGQVLVLTKKSWGGGYHKKVLRDGEGPIHSMKWRTDLLAWANDAGVKVHDMKTDKGIAFIERPKGIPRPEFLLPQLVWQDDTVLVIGWGTSIKIAAIRTDSSQGLNGIQSITASYAKYVDIVGSFQTGYHISGIAPFGDLLVVLAYIPEEEDKENSISNSVPSRQGTAQRPEIHLLSWKNDEITTDALPIHGYEHYKAKDYSLAHAPFSGSSNAGGQWAAGDEPLYYIVSPKDIVVAKPRDTEDHISWLLQHGWHEKALAAVEAGQGRTELLDEVGSRYLDHLIIERKYSEAARLCPKLLRGSPSAWERWVFHFAHLRQLAVLVPYIPTENPQLSDTAYEVALVALTTNPSFHELLLTTVKQWPPTLYSVSPVISAIEPQLNSSSMTDSLKEALAELYVINSKYDKALTLYAELLKPEVFEFIEKYNLHDAIHDKVVNLMTLDSKRTVNLLIQHRDTIPPNEVVGQLLHTSKSCDKKHLLHSYLHALFETDMNAGKDFHDMQVELYAEYEPRMLIPFLRTSQHYRLDKAYEIFAQKELVREQVFVLGRMGNAKEALSTIINKLEDIQEAVEFVMEQHDDELWEELIRQCLQKPEMVGMLLEHTVGNLDPLYIVSLVPDGLEIPRLRDCLVKIVTDYRTETSLRHGCNDILKADCVNLLVKYYHEARRGVYMASMDEEVTGTRVDEGSSRANERSSLRALEIKSRTRCGARCCLCFDPLSIQDISVIVFYCCHAYHTSCLEGGLDLMRSNSTHDSDEGSGDDDGTPSGESPMRCVLCTTAAA